A single region of the candidate division WOR-3 bacterium genome encodes:
- a CDS encoding energy transducer TonB: MKRDHKEMYGVYLRAGLFSSLVIFILLFSFVPYTAPKPYELKKEIVTMVEEISAQIEKFEEPPPVERPKVAVEAESEVAEEAVETIAATEFKEDIIRTMPTGPEIEIVPYYKVEVKPKPVHIPKPKYPELARRAGIEGTTVVKMLVDIDGSIREVKILKSSGNQMLDQAALVAAKSAKFTPAKQRDKYVRVWVSMPLKFELN; this comes from the coding sequence ATGAAACGCGACCATAAAGAGATGTACGGGGTATATTTACGCGCCGGGCTCTTTTCGAGCTTGGTGATTTTCATTCTTCTCTTCTCGTTTGTGCCCTATACCGCACCCAAACCTTATGAGTTGAAGAAAGAGATTGTGACGATGGTCGAGGAGATTTCAGCGCAGATCGAGAAGTTTGAAGAGCCGCCGCCTGTAGAGCGTCCTAAGGTTGCGGTCGAGGCCGAGAGTGAGGTTGCTGAAGAGGCGGTGGAGACGATTGCGGCGACCGAGTTCAAAGAGGATATTATTCGGACCATGCCGACCGGTCCGGAGATTGAGATCGTGCCGTATTACAAAGTGGAGGTGAAGCCGAAGCCGGTTCATATTCCCAAGCCGAAATATCCGGAATTGGCGCGGCGTGCAGGTATTGAAGGGACGACCGTGGTTAAGATGCTGGTGGATATCGACGGCAGTATCCGTGAGGTGAAGATTTTGAAGTCGAGCGGCAATCAGATGCTGGACCAGGCGGCGCTTGTTGCGGCGAAGTCGGCGAAGTTTACGCCGGCAAAGCAGCGTGACAAATACGTGCGCGTCTGGGTCTCAATGCCTCTTAAATTTGAATTGAATTAG
- a CDS encoding biopolymer transporter ExbD — MMRKSIIRRFTQRPDIPTASTADIAFLLILFFMVTTVFRATTLHLKISLPRARSTERILMRRNVSYIWVDADSKIYIDDNIVGENMISGIMANKIWENPELITILNVDEAVPYGTVDVILDQLKEAKAFKITFATERQT, encoded by the coding sequence ATGATGAGAAAGAGTATTATTCGGAGGTTTACGCAGCGGCCAGATATACCGACGGCATCCACAGCAGATATCGCTTTTCTTCTTATCCTCTTTTTTATGGTCACCACGGTATTTCGAGCGACGACACTCCACCTGAAGATTTCACTTCCCCGGGCGAGGTCGACGGAACGTATTCTCATGAGGCGTAATGTGAGCTATATCTGGGTTGATGCCGACAGCAAGATATATATCGACGATAACATCGTGGGTGAAAATATGATCAGCGGAATAATGGCGAATAAGATATGGGAGAATCCGGAATTGATTACAATCCTGAATGTGGATGAAGCGGTTCCTTACGGTACTGTTGACGTTATTCTTGACCAATTAAAAGAAGCCAAGGCTTTTAAGATAACCTTTGCAACAGAGAGGCAGACATGA
- a CDS encoding biopolymer transporter ExbD, translating into MQLREKKKQKSEIPTASMGDVAFLILIFFLTSTVFTKDKGLKMLLPEKATQEDIVKVKQENIVMIMINPAGAIRIKSAGEEKDIPTDQYDEIRRIVEERLLERDTLLVVSIRTSKEAPYKNMIGVLDQIKLAKVTTDDGRELRANKISLIPTSEE; encoded by the coding sequence ATGCAGCTTCGGGAGAAGAAAAAGCAGAAGAGTGAAATCCCGACCGCTTCAATGGGGGATGTCGCATTTTTGATTCTTATTTTCTTCCTTACCTCGACAGTATTCACTAAAGATAAAGGTTTGAAGATGCTTCTGCCTGAAAAGGCGACCCAGGAAGATATTGTTAAGGTCAAGCAGGAAAATATTGTTATGATTATGATTAATCCCGCCGGCGCGATTCGAATCAAATCAGCAGGTGAAGAAAAAGACATCCCGACAGACCAGTACGACGAAATCAGACGTATTGTGGAAGAAAGATTGCTTGAACGTGACACCCTCTTAGTTGTTTCGATACGGACGAGTAAAGAAGCTCCGTATAAAAATATGATAGGTGTTCTTGATCAGATAAAACTGGCTAAGGTGACGACTGACGACGGTCGGGAATTAAGGGCGAATAAGATAAGTCTCATACCAACAAGTGAGGAATGA
- a CDS encoding MotA/TolQ/ExbB proton channel family protein, translated as MIREFQLGAEGGGGFVMWFLLVCAVIGIGLILERLFSLFIKARLNPRTFLEKLTSTVDSQGIDAGIALCDQTAAPVAKILRAVLEKAHQGKDAMEEMVARSAAIELAFLDRGMALLSGLTTVSPFLGFLGTVMGMITAFAAIAMAGEVEPTIVASGISTALITTKWGLIIATPLAIIHILFSSKVDGYTRDMEEAASGLIDYLIEQYPKRKK; from the coding sequence ATGATACGGGAATTTCAACTTGGTGCCGAAGGCGGCGGTGGTTTTGTGATGTGGTTTTTGCTCGTTTGTGCAGTTATTGGGATTGGGTTGATATTGGAGAGACTTTTCAGTCTTTTTATAAAAGCAAGACTGAATCCAAGGACTTTTTTGGAGAAGCTGACTTCAACAGTGGATTCACAGGGGATTGATGCAGGTATCGCCCTGTGTGATCAAACTGCTGCACCGGTTGCCAAAATTTTACGCGCGGTGCTGGAAAAGGCGCATCAGGGAAAAGATGCCATGGAAGAGATGGTCGCCCGCAGCGCTGCCATAGAACTGGCTTTTCTTGACCGCGGGATGGCACTGCTCAGCGGACTTACCACAGTTTCACCTTTTCTCGGTTTCTTGGGAACAGTTATGGGAATGATTACTGCTTTTGCCGCCATCGCAATGGCGGGTGAGGTGGAACCGACGATCGTGGCGAGCGGTATTTCCACTGCTTTGATTACGACAAAATGGGGTTTGATAATCGCCACTCCCCTCGCAATCATCCATATTCTCTTTTCCAGTAAGGTCGACGGATATACCAGAGATATGGAAGAGGCGGCGAGCGGTTTGATTGATTATTTGATTGAACAATATCCGAAAAGGAAAAAATAA
- a CDS encoding DUF4388 domain-containing protein, giving the protein MTGFEISLKEFTLGDVLQFLARVKKSGVLKVSGGITGEIYIKEGFVVHAADGVETGIEALLNLSFIELETASFEPGVEAPEQTISEDFGKLTENIEKRRIEFQEIKKKLPPMDTVLAKSTRDLESAVALRRADWQILALIDGKRRLGDVIAESKIGGYEATKTITWLKDQGLIYDPEEAQRVMTRLIDFLKKLFEDFGENGLLLLKEWGNKKIIDALDINEETFEIEPIAELTYDEVEESIKEFKEYIKSRGPKLYGKLLFKKKWQAFEKKISE; this is encoded by the coding sequence ATGACCGGTTTTGAAATCAGTCTTAAGGAATTCACCCTTGGTGATGTTTTGCAGTTTCTCGCAAGGGTAAAGAAATCAGGGGTTCTTAAGGTTAGTGGAGGAATTACCGGTGAGATATATATAAAGGAAGGTTTTGTTGTTCATGCGGCGGACGGGGTGGAAACAGGAATTGAGGCGCTGCTCAATCTTTCTTTTATTGAACTGGAAACCGCTTCTTTTGAACCGGGTGTCGAAGCACCGGAGCAGACCATTTCCGAAGATTTCGGTAAACTTACTGAGAATATTGAAAAACGACGAATTGAATTCCAGGAGATAAAGAAAAAGCTGCCGCCGATGGATACGGTTCTTGCAAAATCAACCCGGGACCTGGAATCCGCGGTGGCGTTGCGAAGGGCTGATTGGCAGATACTTGCGCTTATTGACGGAAAGAGAAGACTGGGGGATGTAATCGCCGAGTCAAAGATAGGCGGTTATGAAGCGACCAAGACAATAACGTGGTTGAAAGACCAGGGGTTGATTTATGATCCGGAAGAAGCTCAGCGGGTGATGACGAGGCTTATAGATTTTCTGAAGAAATTATTTGAAGATTTCGGCGAAAACGGTCTGCTTTTATTGAAGGAATGGGGAAACAAAAAGATTATCGACGCCCTGGATATCAATGAGGAAACTTTTGAGATCGAACCGATCGCTGAGTTGACGTATGACGAGGTCGAAGAATCGATTAAGGAGTTTAAAGAATATATAAAAAGCCGCGGTCCGAAACTGTACGGAAAACTTCTTTTCAAAAAGAAATGGCAGGCTTTTGAAAAGAAGATTAGTGAATAA